ATCAGTCCTCGTTAGCAAACAAGTCAGATGTGTAGTCTATGGGAGCATAACTGACACCTTTATCGTTACATCATTCCATtcatatcaacataaataaacGCACGACACTGCCATGcattgttttaatatcaatGAATGAGAACAACTGGATGTGTTATCAAAAAGTAATATTCAACAGACAAATCCAGGATAATTAATCATTATAGTAATTTCCTTTATTATCTTCAACTTAAGATAAAATGAACCTAGAGGGTTTATTCAGGTAAAGATATTATCAAGTATAGTATGCTACATTAATACTAATTTACTTAATCACTATTGATTGTACTATAAACTTGTAACTCGTTTTTATATTAGTTTACACCTATAAAGAATTATTCAGAGAGTCATGGTCATTTGTTTAGTCTGCAGGGTTGTGGTGTCCGGGGATTTTGCAACACAGTTGATGGGATCCTGGTGTTTGTAGTCCAGCCTGAAGAATGTACTGACAGGACAGATATTACCAATCGTATTGGAGAGTGTTTGGGTGAAGAAAAAGCGGAAGTAGTGTGGGTCGAATCCATTAAGACATCAGACTTAGCTGTCAATGGTGATAGACTTACCAAGAAGACATCAAAAGACTGGGGAACCCTGGGCTGTTACGGTAGAAAGAATGACAATACATTGGTAGCCATCACCGCAGGACATTGCGCATCAACAGGAGATAcactacagataacaaaatACAACAGCTTGTTAGATTTTGGTGACTGCACAGAAAGCTACGATCAACAAGATGTCGACATCGCAATCATAAAGATCAAATCGGACATGATTATCCATTGTCGTAAAAACTTTCATAATGAAAACGGTGATGTTTGCGAGGTGTCTGTATACCAGAAGGATGAATTAACCAACTGGCCAGTTCATAAGATAGGAGCAGCGACTGGTCACATTTCTGGAATTGTATACAGTGGTGTTGCCCGTGTATGTAATGAAACAGGCGTCGTGATAAGCGGCAACTCTGACAACGAAGTCTTCTCAGAACCGGGAGATAGTGGCTCTATCGTATTCTTCTATGACCCGACTGACGTAGACAACAGACGTGTAAATCTGCTATCCATCGTCTCCAAACAGATCGGGATAAGAGGATCAGGAACTATTCCTATTGGCCTCTCCAGAAAGCCAACGCTGACTCGAAGATTGGATCGTGGATTAAAGAAGGCCGGTGACATTAGGATATAAAAGTGATTCACATAAAAGGAAACTTGGAAACTCTTATGGGTGTATATTTCTCCCTTAGTctgtatttatacatatttagtCTTGTATTTCCAATTAACTAATAACAGTAAACTACTTGTACGACAATagtattttaatttattttaatttgatttttttttgttcatcaGTGATAAAATCAAATCACTTTCTCGGGCAAAAGCTACCGATTGAAGCCGAATTTGGCGCACAGAATGTATTTACGAGGACACATGTACAATAATCATTGAGGCCTGTCTCGCAGAAACGTCCGAAACTCGTGACAGCGATTTGTCAATTTTTGGCAAGAAGCAGATGCCACAGTGCCACATATATACACGCATGTTATGAACGATTCTTTAGTTGGTGGATTACCGAACTGTGGACATTAAAGCTTGAAAAGACGTCTAACCACCATGTGTTTGGCATATACTTGTTCCCGGCTTAAAGGTTTTTAAAGTGACAGATAATTTCTAGAACGCtaattttttaatatattttactgaCAGTTTACATACATATGTGTACTACCACATCTTCTTTGTATTACATCATTTGTGCCAAAGTCTTTATGTTTTGTTAaacttttgtttaattttacaagttttatttatataatcataaGGCGGATTATCAAGcctatttaatgatatatagaggttacacaacgagtggttgttggatatggaatttatt
This genomic stretch from Pecten maximus chromosome 13, xPecMax1.1, whole genome shotgun sequence harbors:
- the LOC117340408 gene encoding uncharacterized protein LOC117340408, producing the protein MSSSMAVLKTSLEYNEQCQYRVLKYVVARKDYGRLDYNARIAQRIHKYLDNTDLQVPDIIIYDHVSFMAIVPTARAFDHLNDDEQIIDITEDIMTEPPVEKKEMNRWISLCLTYVASIEIPKKDKVFCPAETQVENLKKDSHVKRFLTTSFENEIFAYAEQAFKYVRSRLEEKTEEQEKLEMVDLEIRSLLVRKLPEHDTSAFCTPDDQIDKNSFLFHSSRNIKEKLENKSLQGCGVRGFCNTVDGILVFVVQPEECTDRTDITNRIGECLGEEKAEVVWVESIKTSDLAVNGDRLTKKTSKDWGTLGCYGRKNDNTLVAITAGHCASTGDTLQITKYNSLLDFGDCTESYDQQDVDIAIIKIKSDMIIHCRKNFHNENGDVCEVSVYQKDELTNWPVHKIGAATGHISGIVYSGVARVCNETGVVISGNSDNEVFSEPGDSGSIVFFYDPTDVDNRRVNLLSIVSKQIGIRGSGTIPIGLSRKPTLTRRLDRGLKKAGDIRI